A window of Mustela erminea isolate mMusErm1 chromosome 19, mMusErm1.Pri, whole genome shotgun sequence genomic DNA:
GACTAGCCTCCAGACTCCCTTTCAGGACCCCATCTTTGTTACCTTCATCTGCCTCCTGGGTCCTCATCCCCCTGTCCAACTGGCCACTGAACAGGAAACCTCTTCAGTGCCGTTGCTTCTGCAGCTGTCCCCGGTACTGCCATCAATTCCTGAGAACCCTGGAGAAGTTTCCCGCCATTCTCTTCTTCTACCTGCTTGTTTCAAGTCCTTTCTATGTGACACGCCAGCGTGGCCAGCTGCTCTGTGGTACCCACCAGGTTATTTGACCTGGACTCAAGTCTGCATGGATGCGGGAGTTTCCCCTGAAAGGCCACTCTCCTTGCTTTTGCATCTCATAGTTTCCATGTCAGGAGTGTGATCCCCACCACTCTAGTCTGTGATCCCGGTGCTGGTGAAATTGGGCATCGTTGTGTAGCCTTTCGCAATGTGGGCGGCATCTTTGTGACTTCCTCATGCTACAGTTAAGTTTTTCTGCCAAAACGAGTCAGGCTCTTTGGTGTTCTCTCGATTTTCCACACCTCTCAATGTGGGAGAGTTATGGAAATTTCCAGAAGACTGCCTCCCTGGTCCTCCCCATTCTTCTACTAGTATAGTTTCTTCTAGGTTTGAGGCATTCACTAAAGGCTCTGGCGGACTACCCTATCTCCTCTCCAGCCCACTTTAGTTAGACTATGTCACTAACAGGTCACTAGTCCTTTTGTCTGAATTCTGTGACTCTCCACCCAGCTGGCTTTTGGGTGGAACCTGGACAACACTGTTGCCTTCCTCCAACCTTCTGCTACATCCCTTGCACTGGTTGCTTCCTCTGAAAATGGCAATGGACAGGCTCAGTTTTGAACTGGTCCTGAGGAAATGGGTCAGGTATGTGGGCAAGAGGGATAAGAGCCACTGGAGAATggagaatgaattttttaaattttttattagtaataaatgcagtgaaaagatgaaaaaaagaatattgattacaacaaaaaaccaactgaAGGGGGTGAAAGCTGGCTGTGAGTGATCCTGGGCTAGAACCTACCAGATGGAGGGAACAGCTTGTGGAAAGGCCCTGGAGAGGGAATGTGCCTGTCATGTCCACGTAGCTCCCCTTCCCATACGTCTCTGTCTCTAGGACATGGAGCAGTTGAATTCTTCATCACTTACCTGGACTCTCGACTCTGGAACGCCAATTTCTTTAGCAAGTTGCTCTCTGGTATTGATCCCAGGATAAGGGTTGTTCGTAAATGCTTGGATGAGGGTGTGTAGTTGTGAGGGAGTATAGCTGGAACGGTGCCGTCTGTCTTCTCTGCCTGGGACGAATGTAGATCAAGGGTCAAAGAACATTTCAGAGGTCAGTTTACATATTCAGACAAGGAGCCCAAACATGCCCCACTCTGTCTCCCATCTAATTTGAAGCCTGTTGCTTCTCCTTAAGAGGGCTTTGCCCCAGCTTATTACAgggagaaagttctagaagagaTGCAGTATATGGCTAGGTTGCTGGTTCTTTCCAGTGGAAAGAATGTAAACAGAGGAGAGTCTCAGGTCCATGAACCAGGACACCCAGATGTTTCAGTCAGTTTAAGTTTtggactttggctcaggtcatgatcctgtagtcctgggctcaagccccgccattaggctccctactcagcagggagtctgctccctctgggcctcaccccactctcatgctctctctcttcctccctctctctctcctataaataaataaagtgtgaaaggaaaaaaaagaagaaggttcgTGATCCATGAAAGGAAGAATTTCCAGGGGCCATGTTGAACCCTGAACCTGAAGACCCAAGCAGGAAGGAGGTCCAGAAagagaacattctttcctgctagGAGCAAGGGTTAGCTCCAGCGTAGACAGGCACTTGGGCACCCGAGAGGCCCTGCCAGGGACCAGGACTGGCGCAGACTATTTACTCTGAATCTCCTCTTCAGCATGATCTTGGTCTTGGCTTGATTCTAAATCCTCATCGGGTTCTGACTTTTTCTGGGACTGGTGCCTAGCTCTTCGATTCTGAAACCAAATCTTaagtgaggaaaacaaaatgagagaatTAAGTATGTTTATGTCATCTCAACCCCATCACTGCCTTTCTTCAAGGGCATATATGTGATTCTTACTAGATCAAAGCTCGGGATTGTTACTGATACCTGTCACATCTGCCGAAGTCTTAGGTCAAGGTTTGGCATTTAGCATCTCCACAGTCTGGTCCCAACAGGACTGTAATAATCTTTTAAGTTAATAAGTAGATGCTGCA
This region includes:
- the DUXA gene encoding double homeobox protein A; protein product: MNQRRNRTRFTEDQLKILIKAFDQNPYPGYATKQRLALEVNTDESRVQIWFQNRRARHQSQKKSEPDEDLESSQDQDHAEEEIQSREDRRHRSSYTPSQLHTLIQAFTNNPYPGINTREQLAKEIGVPESRVQIWFQNRRSRFHVQRKREPHDQD